The Larimichthys crocea isolate SSNF chromosome XII, L_crocea_2.0, whole genome shotgun sequence region ACTGCAATAATTAGgcatataaaacaaacaaacaaaaaaagtatgatttttttttgctgtacaAATCTGTAGGCAAAGTGTCACTGTTCTAAATGATGCCCATGTCTTCTTGTCACTGTGCATTCTCTATTAGTTTGTGGAGACCATCAGCAGTAAGCAGACTGAGCTGGACACCTTCATCGCTGAGGGATACAAGACAGCCCTGTCTGAGGAACGCCGCAGGTATTGCTTCTTGGTGGATCGCCAGTGTGCCGTGGCCAAGAACAGCAGCGCCTACCATGGCAAGGTAAGTCCAAGTGTCATTTCATGACTGTCAACAGACGATGAGACGTGAACACCATACAGTAGGATTAGAATAGATACGGACACATTTGGTGTTTACAGCTGAACTTTGTTGCAGGAAGTCATGGCTAACGTTTtcaagaaaacataaaaaagaagaagatatttaAGTCAAGACTGCTACTTAAAAATCTgaagtattttttatatattcatgacTAAAAAAGCAATACTAGCAAACTAAATGAATGTtcagtaaataataatagtagtattaatgataagtaataagtaaaaaaaaaaggtataaataggtaataatagtaatagtttaCACATAAACTAATTATTGTGTGGGTgtgatttgattagattttgaTTGACCGTACTGGCAAACGACACCCACAACTGTCATCATACTGTATAAATGTTGTTAAAATCTAAAtgatcatgttttttgttttttttattgttgttttttaaatcactgagaaaggaaaggaaaaatacATTGCAAAATTACATTGAAAAATACATTGCAACAAGCTGATTGAGAAAATTGGCTTTCAGGTCTAAAGGTTATGCACAGATATGATCCAAATTGGTGTTTCCTTGAAAAATTAGTTCAGTCATCAAATAATTCACCTCAGTAATTAGAAAAGTTGAGTCTAATTTCAGTTCTTTTAATCGTTCAGCTAATCAGAAACATATTCTCTGTCCAACATGTtcaaaaaaggaaatgtgtAGAGCAGAGCTTGTTCGGTCAATTTATGAAAGTTAACTTATTCCCTTTGTGCTACAGTGTTGAGTATAGCCAGATACTCCCCATTTGTcatctctgttttatttgaaacatgCCTGCTGTAGACCATTATCCAACAAAAGTGCATACTAGGAGATATAATTCAAAGTCACATTAGCTTTGACAGCTCATAGAGGcctcttcattttaaaaattcattaagACTTTAGACAATGCCCTGCTGACAGCTATATCTGAAGCCGTAATCCATCATTGCACATTCGAGCGTCTGTCCACCGTTTTTGTGGAGAGTACTGCCTCTCTTGTTTGCTTCATAACTGGCTTTTATAGAAAAACGCATCCAGATTGATGTAGAGAAAGATGGGTTGAAATCAGATCTCCGTGCAATGAACAGGACAAGCGCTGCAAAACCGTTTATCACCTATATTGTTTACTGTCACTTGAGAATTTTATAAACGCTGCATGTATTTCTTTTCACGTCGCTGTTGACATTTAAAGCAAGGCACGTTTGAATCCAAACACATTCCTGCTATATCATACCATCAAAGGTAATGGAGCCATATCAAACCAGGCtttagtcatttttttgttttgtttttgtgtgtacgtctgtgtgtgttttgtgccaCAAATGCATGCAAGAATTTGATATTCTTGGGTAATGGAGTACATCAGTCTCCTGAGATTAGTGGTGGGTGTGAACTGCCAGCCTGAAGATGTGGctggaggaggtgtgtgtgtgtgtgtgtgtgtgtgtgtgtgtgtgttcgtgtgtgtgtgtgttcgtgtgtgcgtgtgtgtgtgtcgcttcTTTTTCAACATGGAGTCTAGTCATTAATCAGGATGGGGGTGTGCGTGGGAAGAGTTCACCTTCAGCAAACTGAAGAACCCTCTCCCAGAGGGTTCCtagagtgtgtttgtctgtgtgcaaaagctgtgtgtgtgtgtgtgtctctattaGAGAAAGAGATGGTGAGAGCTGCAAATTAACAcatacaaagagacaaaactgtctgtgttttgtttgtgtgtgtgtgtgcatgcatgtgtactGTACACGAATGCATTTCTGTCTGTACGTTAAACTAAATTCTATGCTTGTATAAAGAACAGCCGTGTCCACAGGCTGTGAGATGCTGAAGTGGGCAGCTTGGTTGCATGCGATTCTGTCCCACATCCTCACCCACGCAGTACATTATCATAGCTGAGCAAAGGGCAGTGGTCAAGGATGCATAGTGAAGAAAAACCtttgagaactgaatgttttttttagagaataGGGAGCAAATTGAAGCTTTTATTCTCTGGTCACACTGCCGCTACAATCTTTctatctcttctcttcttcatttttttttccttcctccttccagGGTAAAGACCTTCTGACCCAGAAGATTCCAGTGTGGCAACAGGCTTGCTCAGACCCCAACAAACTGCCAGAGAGGGCCATGCTCCTGGCCCAGCAGATGGGCTCTGCCGCCCTCGGGGGTACAAGCCCCCTGCATAGCTCCAAATCCAATCTGGTCATCTCAGACCCTATCCCTGGGGCCCAGCCTCTACCTGTGCCCCCAGAGCTGGCTGTCTTCATGGGCAGTGGTCTAGGACACCCAGCGGTCAGTTTTACTTGTTATTTCttgttcgttttttttctttaattacttACCTGGAATTAGAATTTCCTTTCACCACGGTGAAGGAGCTACTGCTTCTATATTAATGTCCACCTTTTGGCCCGCCATAAAGAGGCATATCAGGCAAACATCTAGTCTCACTTTCAAGATGGCACTCGATAATGAGCTGTTTAGAATCCACATTTTATGCTGGAAAGCAGCTGACAGACTAGACTGAGATGAACTCTCAGAGACTCCGAAGTTATAATTAATCTTTTCTCAAGATGAATCAATGTGAGTGCAGCAAATGTTAGTCATAACATATCATCACTTGAGCATATTCTAAATATTTTGTGAAATCTATAGTTATTTTcactattttacttttattccaGAGGCTGATGGGCCCTGATGGTATGTCCATGGTCAACGGGACAACAGGAGTCCATGGGGAGGAATATTGGACGGATGGAGGAACCATGTCCGTGTCCCAAGTCAGGCCTTCATCCCCTCAAACCCAGGCGCAGGGCCAGTCCCAGGCTCAGCCCCAGAGACAGGTCAGCGATGTCTACTCCAACACCCTTCCTGTCCGCAGGCCTGCCCCGGCTAAGAATAAGAACCCAGTGGGTAAGATATCCAAACACCGCTAGAATTTAATGAGCAACAGGAGCATTGCAGCAAGAACATCACAATCAGTATATTTGATTGAGCCTCAAACATATTTCTATCTCTAAGTATGCAGTGTTCACATCACATGAATAGTTGCCATCACAGTAAGGTTTATCACCAACGTTTCTGCTAAATTACAGTGTTGGCCGTTGGGCAGATTGCCATTGCTTTTCAGTGTCACAAAGGACAAGAGACAGCAACACACTTTGCATACTAAGAAGCAGAATTAATGAGAAATCCTGGCATGAGATTGTCCAATCATCTCATCTAttatcccttttttttctggagattATGCCACAGTATCAGTTAGGCAGTGATATATGGATGTTTACAAATGCCGTTCAACAGTGCATTCAAGTAAAAGCTAAATTTGGAACATCTGCCTGGTTGCTGACTGTTcctaaaaacacataaatgttaCCTTAGCACTGCATACTCCAGTTATACAGAGCGTTTGTGACTCTGAATTCTTCGTTCATTTTACATCACCGATCATTGTCTCTGTCTGAAACCTCCTTAGGAGAGACACGGACCCTGCCCAGGTCCAGTTCCATGGCAGCAGGCCTGGAAAAGAACGGGCGCGCCCGTGTGCAGGCCATCTTCTCCCACGCTGCGGGTGACAACAGCACCCTGCTTAGCTTCTCTGAGGGAGATGTCATCACCCTGCTAGTGCCTGAAGCACGCGATGGCTGGCACTATGGGGAGAACGAGAAGAATAAGATGTAagtaatgtattcatttattctaTTCTGCCCGAACCAACACTGTGAGATTGGATAAATATTTCTCTCACAAGCAGGTACAGTGAATGTTGAGTCTGAGTTTAACAAGGTCTTTGCTTTTCTCAGGCGTGGCTGGTTCCCCTTCTCCTACACGCGCGTGCTGCCTGAGAGTGACAGTGAGAAGCTCAAAGTGAAGTATGCAGCATTTGATCATAAACTGTGAGTCAATTTAATGAGCTCGAATGAGCCCAAGTCTGaggtctttttttcctcctctctcagcctGCATCATGGGAAAAGTAGCAGCACAGGGAACCTGTTGGAGAATGATGGATCACTGCCTACACCTGACTACGGCCTGACCGCCCGGCTCCTGGCTCAGAGCCTAGCACAGACCCGCCCACGACCCTACAGCATGGCAGGCTTTGGCACACAGGTACAACTTAACATGTGTAGTATCCACGAACAACGCGCAAAACACTTGTTACTCTTGCTCAGTTAATTTGTGGCCCCCATCTGGTTTAGTCTTGGGTTGCATAATTGGATATGAGTAATCCTGCAGTAACAGAAAAGGGGGCTTTTGCTCAATTCCTGCTGCCACCTAGTGTTTGTATGCAAGTACAGCAGGTACTTCAATCTTAGATATGCAAGCACACAAAGTAAGAAATATTACTTTTATCTTTTCAGCCTGCTATTGAGGATTATGACGGCCGCTTTGCCACAAGGTAAGTGCCTTTTCTGCCCTGCCCTCTACGTACTGACTGATATGACTGCTGCTGGCACCTGAATTGTTTAATTTGTATAGTTTTAGAAGTAATCTATCAAGTGAAATGCCATTTATCTGAGGTAATGAGTTACAACGTGCTCTAACACAGACAGCAAGGCAACATGCTTAATGCACGCAGTGTCTCAATTAAATGCTTCATGCACATTTGCAGGTTTAGATGAGAATATTTAGtataccaaaataaaagtatattagTATATTTTTGAGTGTGCCGTTGATGTATAGCAATGCACTGGACAAAAGGATGTGGTGGAGCCAGACACAGCTGCAAATCACTGGATAAACGGTAGACAGTGGTGAGATATCTCCGGGATGATCTTGCAAAACAAACGAGGAGAACGATTTGCTTTCATTCTGTGAACTTTAATTGGCTTTTTGATTAATGTCTGTCGGCACGTATTGCATAATTTGTGTTACTACAAGACGTTGAAGTTAGTATACAGTTAACTTGATAAGGAATTATCCGTAGTCTGCAGTTCCACACAGTGTCTGAAACAAAGCACAGTCACCTACATCTGTGTAGTATAgggagtttttattttactgtttgctGTAGATtatttttgctatttatttgtctataaaatgtcataatgAAGGGACTTTGATTGTGAAAGTTTCCTAGAGCCATCTTTAAATGGTCTGTTCTGTCTGACCAAGTCAAAAACGCCAAATATATCCAATTTACAAACGTGACACCTGAGAAGCTAGAACCAGAGatttttctgtagttttttttctttgagagGTGATTTTTACAgataatcaattatcaaaaatGACGccattcattattttctaatCAATTACTAGACTAATGGCTTCAGAAGTAGTGAGTAGTATAGTTTGGCTTAAGCAATAGATTTGATGTATGCACAGTGTTTCCTTTGAATAAGTTTTTACTGTCTTCTTTGTCCTTTCCTCCTTTGCCCTTGCTTTTTGAATAGCTCGTTAAAGTAATGAATACAGTATAACCGGGGTCAGTGTCTCAGTTTATTGTCAGAGTGCTCTTGGCCCAGGATATTTGCGCCGTAATCCTATCAAGTCCTAGCTGACTCACCAGGGTTGTGTGAGGTTAGGTTTAGGAATTACGCTGAGCCTGTTTCTGTCCAATCAGGGAGTACATCcttgtgtacatgtatataaatgtgtgtgtgtgttttgtgggaGAGACAGAGTGCGCGTGTGCGGGAGAAAGAAATGGCCTAGAGGAGTATGTGCAGTCGTACTGGTGTTTGGTGGAGTACGTGTTGTGACAGTAGACATCATGCTGACTTCATCTCAGTCATCACTGCTTGTCAGCCTGGAGCTTTGGGCGCCAGTGTCAAGCTGTTTTACATACTCTTGTCTgctctgaatgtgttttttttctgtatcagTATTTTGAGACAACACTGTCCTGCAGGGTGTATTCACCCCAACAGACTAATCTAACACTACATCCCTCCAGCTAAGGAGATGACTTGATTTTCTCATCAACAgtaatttctgtgtttgtttttttgtcgaCTTGTCAGTAAAAGAAATCTTCATTAAAACAGCATGATGTGGGCAATAATATCCAACCagcaaatatattttgaattcaaagtaaataaaaaggtgtTGATGAGGGAATTGGAAGTCCAATCTTCCTGATCACGGCAGGTGTTTTTGGAGTTGTAGTTGTAGGTGGGGCAGCGTAGATTTCCTGACCCCACCTACACTTCTCCTAAACTCTACCATGCCTCCTTGtgcctgtcttgtctttctccatttctctctgAGTGTGTCCGACCTGGCAAgcttccttctctctttgttcCACAGTGACAGTCCTGATGGCAAATTGATTTCGactgtgtgagaacagacatacagacagacacagacagctcCGGATAGCACAGGGGCCTCTTCCTCCCCatctttccccctcctcttagcctccctcctgtccacttatctccacctctcctcctactcctcctctgcctccacacacacccCTTCTCCAAGTGGAAGAGGCCAGTTTCATCCctcctttctgtcctctcttcctccccgggtccctcctttcctccttccgTCCATCctgggtgctgctgctggtggtgtcGGTGTGGACAGTAGCGGTTGGTGGGTGGAGGATTGCGTTGAGCGAGAGAGCCAGAGCGGGGCCTACCTGCTCGGCATGCAGCGATATGGACTCTGAATAATCTCTGAATCACAGTCCACCATCATGAACTGATCTCTCAAGAGACTGCCTTTGCTACTGCTTGTCTTTCATGCATGTACATGGTTGTGTCATTTTGTCAAACTAAAGGACATGTTCATGTACTGTACAAGTGCCAAAAGACTTCAATGTCATTGTACTAAAGCCACTGGCTGAATGGCCTTTTTAAGCACACGTGGGCCCAGTATTATCGAGTtcccacccaacacacacatgctaaaaaaaaaaaaaaaaaaaaaaaaaagctttgttcaAAGTAAGGCTGTGCAGCAGATTACTATGTTTCTGTTCTGAGAGATCCCGTAGGTCGCGCTGTGCTTCCTTGTGTCAGTGCTACACTTGATTTTCTGtccagagggtgtgtgtgtgtgtgtgtgtgtgtgtgtgtgtgtgtgtgtgtgtgtgtgtgtgcgtggtgttGTGGGTGTTGTGTCATATTTGCcttactttgcttttttttttctttctattaaaCACATACTTATGTGCAATGAAGCAAATCTTCAAAGTGGCTTCAAGAATATACggtatatatat contains the following coding sequences:
- the baiap2a gene encoding brain-specific angiogenesis inhibitor 1-associated protein 2 isoform X2, which gives rise to MVLAEDFTMSRTDEVHRLTENVYKTIMEQFNPCLRNFVAMGKNYEKALANVTFAAKGYFDALVRMGELASESQGSKDLGDVLFQMAEVHRQIQVQLEEMLKSFHNELLSELEKKVDLDARYLTAALKKYQMEHKSKGESLEKCQAELKKLRRKSQGSKNPSKYGEKEMQFVETISSKQTELDTFIAEGYKTALSEERRRYCFLVDRQCAVAKNSSAYHGKGKDLLTQKIPVWQQACSDPNKLPERAMLLAQQMGSAALGGTSPLHSSKSNLVISDPIPGAQPLPVPPELAVFMGSGLGHPARLMGPDGMSMVNGTTGVHGEEYWTDGGTMSVSQVRPSSPQTQAQGQSQAQPQRQVSDVYSNTLPVRRPAPAKNKNPVGETRTLPRSSSMAAGLEKNGRARVQAIFSHAAGDNSTLLSFSEGDVITLLVPEARDGWHYGENEKNKMRGWFPFSYTRVLPESDSEKLKVNLHHGKSSSTGNLLENDGSLPTPDYGLTARLLAQSLAQTRPRPYSMAGFGTQPAIEDYDGRFATSGWWVEDCVERESQSGAYLLGMQRYGL
- the baiap2a gene encoding brain-specific angiogenesis inhibitor 1-associated protein 2 isoform X1, producing the protein MVLAEDFTMSRTDEVHRLTENVYKTIMEQFNPCLRNFVAMGKNYEKALANVTFAAKGYFDALVRMGELASESQGSKDLGDVLFQMAEVHRQIQVQLEEMLKSFHNELLSELEKKVDLDARYLTAALKKYQMEHKSKGESLEKCQAELKKLRRKSQGSKNPSKYGEKEMQFVETISSKQTELDTFIAEGYKTALSEERRRYCFLVDRQCAVAKNSSAYHGKGKDLLTQKIPVWQQACSDPNKLPERAMLLAQQMGSAALGGTSPLHSSKSNLVISDPIPGAQPLPVPPELAVFMGSGLGHPARLMGPDGMSMVNGTTGVHGEEYWTDGGTMSVSQVRPSSPQTQAQGQSQAQPQRQVSDVYSNTLPVRRPAPAKNKNPVGETRTLPRSSSMAAGLEKNGRARVQAIFSHAAGDNSTLLSFSEGDVITLLVPEARDGWHYGENEKNKMRGWFPFSYTRVLPESDSEKLKVNLHHGKSSSTGNLLENDGSLPTPDYGLTARLLAQSLAQTRPRPYSMAGFGTQPAIEDYDGRFATSSGWWVEDCVERESQSGAYLLGMQRYGL
- the baiap2a gene encoding brain-specific angiogenesis inhibitor 1-associated protein 2 isoform X4; protein product: MVLAEDFTMSRTDEVHRLTENVYKTIMEQFNPCLRNFVAMGKNYEKALANVTFAAKGYFDALVRMGELASESQGSKDLGDVLFQMAEVHRQIQVQLEEMLKSFHNELLSELEKKVDLDARYLTAALKKYQMEHKSKGESLEKCQAELKKLRRKSQGSKNPSKYGEKEMQFVETISSKQTELDTFIAEGYKTALSEERRRYCFLVDRQCAVAKNSSAYHGKGKDLLTQKIPVWQQACSDPNKLPERAMLLAQQMGSAALGGTSPLHSSKSNLVISDPIPGAQPLPVPPELAVFMGSGLGHPARLMGPDGMSMVNGTTGVHGEEYWTDGGTMSVSQVRPSSPQTQAQGQSQAQPQRQVSDVYSNTLPVRRPAPAKNKNPVGETRTLPRSSSMAAGLEKNGRARVQAIFSHAAGDNSTLLSFSEGDVITLLVPEARDGWHYGENEKNKMRGWFPFSYTRVLPESDSEKLKVNLHHGKSSSTGNLLENDGSLPTPDYGLTARLLAQSLAQTRPRPYSMAGFGTQPAIEDYDGRFATSDSPDGKLISTV
- the baiap2a gene encoding brain-specific angiogenesis inhibitor 1-associated protein 2 isoform X5 — encoded protein: MVLAEDFTMSRTDEVHRLTENVYKTIMEQFNPCLRNFVAMGKNYEKALANVTFAAKGYFDALVRMGELASESQGSKDLGDVLFQMAEVHRQIQVQLEEMLKSFHNELLSELEKKVDLDARYLTAALKKYQMEHKSKGESLEKCQAELKKLRRKSQGSKNPSKYGEKEMQFVETISSKQTELDTFIAEGYKTALSEERRRYCFLVDRQCAVAKNSSAYHGKGKDLLTQKIPVWQQACSDPNKLPERAMLLAQQMGSAALGGTSPLHSSKSNLVISDPIPGAQPLPVPPELAVFMGSGLGHPARLMGPDGMSMVNGTTGVHGEEYWTDGGTMSVSQVRPSSPQTQAQGQSQAQPQRQVSDVYSNTLPVRRPAPAKNKNPVGETRTLPRSSSMAAGLEKNGRARVQAIFSHAAGDNSTLLSFSEGDVITLLVPEARDGWHYGENEKNKMRGWFPFSYTRVLPESDSEKLKVNLHHGKSSSTGNLLENDGSLPTPDYGLTARLLAQSLAQTRPRPYSMAGFGTQPAIEDYDGRFATSLGPELSRF
- the baiap2a gene encoding brain-specific angiogenesis inhibitor 1-associated protein 2 isoform X3, translated to MVLAEDFTMSRTDEVHRLTENVYKTIMEQFNPCLRNFVAMGKNYEKALANVTFAAKGYFDALVRMGELASESQGSKDLGDVLFQMAEVHRQIQVQLEEMLKSFHNELLSELEKKVDLDARYLTAALKKYQMEHKSKGESLEKCQAELKKLRRKSQGSKNPSKYGEKEMQFVETISSKQTELDTFIAEGYKTALSEERRRYCFLVDRQCAVAKNSSAYHGKGKDLLTQKIPVWQQACSDPNKLPERAMLLAQQMGSAALGGTSPLHSSKSNLVISDPIPGAQPLPVPPELAVFMGSGLGHPARLMGPDGMSMVNGTTGVHGEEYWTDGGTMSVSQVRPSSPQTQAQGQSQAQPQRQVSDVYSNTLPVRRPAPAKNKNPVGETRTLPRSSSMAAGLEKNGRARVQAIFSHAAGDNSTLLSFSEGDVITLLVPEARDGWHYGENEKNKMRGWFPFSYTRVLPESDSEKLKVNLHHGKSSSTGNLLENDGSLPTPDYGLTARLLAQSLAQTRPRPYSMAGFGTQPAIEDYDGRFATSDRSLEVYLRPTFIDDRSAPIFY